In one Nostoc cf. commune SO-36 genomic region, the following are encoded:
- a CDS encoding relaxase/mobilization nuclease domain-containing protein, with the protein MRMMIKEYALSDFEIINQFMQTLTIHSGHLVNIHAPAWIINSYQVFSKQRPRLKKVGIYVHITLKSFPITLSSDVSEQILTEYIQGIGWDDLQYVTFLKFHQDFLEFHLIFNRVMPSGEVIDLNCLGAKPQQYDVLQKSLINIIKSGMRQEVEVRSQNGLNAHSDSSKNCILQ; encoded by the coding sequence ATGAGAATGATGATTAAAGAATATGCTCTTTCTGATTTTGAGATAATTAACCAATTCATGCAGACATTGACCATTCACTCCGGTCATCTTGTTAACATTCATGCTCCCGCTTGGATAATTAATAGTTATCAAGTTTTTAGTAAGCAAAGACCAAGATTGAAAAAGGTCGGAATTTATGTTCATATTACTTTGAAAAGTTTCCCAATTACTCTATCCTCAGATGTTTCTGAACAAATTCTCACTGAATATATCCAAGGTATCGGCTGGGATGATTTGCAATATGTCACTTTTCTCAAATTTCATCAAGACTTTTTAGAATTCCATCTTATCTTTAATCGCGTGATGCCATCAGGGGAAGTAATTGACTTAAATTGTCTCGGTGCTAAACCACAGCAGTATGACGTTTTACAAAAATCTTTAATAAATATTATCAAATCAGGCATGAGGCAGGAGGTAGAAGTCAGAAGTCAGAATGGACTAAACGCCCATTCTGACTCCAGCAAGAACTGCATCCTTCAATAA
- a CDS encoding DUF6753 family protein, whose translation MRTSEILQGYSEAEQQRIVETAQQIGLAEDDPMFQVMATLGRYEETMISLQARMEAMIEAWVLTIEEKVANTSKTAQSMNNTVVSNAVRDVLTEQMPLLIQSSTSSASSPPKEMRLSPGNFQMHFWSICALVGGVTAAGAMLASFTTWNVMTNLGQNQSVMLSNNDLKILQWVKSSEGKQTYKLFVDNQQTLAACQEENRLKGYCLIQMQKNKK comes from the coding sequence GTGAGAACATCAGAAATATTGCAGGGGTATTCTGAAGCCGAACAACAGAGGATTGTTGAAACAGCACAGCAAATAGGGTTAGCAGAAGATGACCCGATGTTTCAAGTCATGGCAACACTTGGCAGATATGAAGAGACAATGATTTCATTGCAAGCACGAATGGAGGCAATGATTGAAGCTTGGGTACTAACAATCGAAGAGAAAGTGGCGAATACTTCTAAAACAGCCCAATCGATGAACAACACTGTAGTCAGTAATGCTGTGCGTGATGTCTTAACTGAACAAATGCCTCTTCTGATACAATCATCGACATCATCTGCATCATCGCCACCAAAAGAGATGCGATTATCTCCAGGGAATTTTCAGATGCATTTTTGGTCTATCTGCGCTCTGGTAGGAGGAGTGACAGCAGCTGGTGCGATGCTTGCTTCATTTACAACTTGGAACGTGATGACTAACTTGGGACAAAATCAATCAGTCATGTTGTCAAACAACGATCTGAAGATTTTACAATGGGTAAAATCTAGCGAAGGTAAGCAAACTTATAAGCTCTTTGTTGATAATCAACAAACTCTGGCTGCTTGTCAAGAAGAAAATCGCTTGAAAGGATATTGCTTGATTCAAATGCAAAAGAACAAGAAATAA
- a CDS encoding DUF3854 domain-containing protein, giving the protein MDEFVNLRPNHIEPKHWHELVVDSAIHPIIASANFKSLYYDSIEQSHESWEYLMYSDQIERKNAGRLGDKTLQLYAYLDSTDGWWCDAGVDPRTFCDLQPGDKPKEKLWGCYKPDSPRPDPQKPGKFIKYEHPYKVELSIFLLEVPKEIAELIYFKAGVNPSLSDRQSGFWFSVWKHNIPVTIAEGAKKAASILTQGDAAIGLPGVNAAYRSKDDQGNPIESKLRSEIAMFATPDREMRICFDHDSKSKTQVNVGKALIKTSQLLVNHGAKVIVITLPGPEKGVDDLIAALGAAAYEKLKALAVSFEDWQQNNPLPDRKQSIFLKNGQELKLKSVGSEILLTPTTPTTTPTEASLTRLPPLSALHPLSPLPLLSPTHPLYAAIKSLGIKHVLSTQQPEGKTVSQSQTSSQIDNQVIIPEAPQSQVSPPSEPFSTQNSQNTESIDELDELDVLKRRRRQSEIISDTIEDNKTFVEKPSSVNKDSFESSSIPTANSWVNIKQVTVYKQTIPRRFLEAKQNQDIAFAARELIKNYGVQQDDGSIVYRADAFLIKKNKSTYSIHRRQATNLDNPIMEFEASQYHINITQKPLDKFLPIERQEFLTVANTLKQGKELPSEGEDPRKIANSLSSLSPDGTHKILESFKSLEVLKILTSTLEAFNSHDLELGNYRITYTPNDENGGDIKLLKTEHNGTTRVAVHLELSRTDEQMSHQVHSMAINSLEIDKLRLMATKLQIPTINSAANAHATRDIPLPLHPALAEIWNLLETSTRWTSGANQGNEGFRERFQKDPNAKLTLGEQSQLYFKFLIQTKEEIILYGKTDIILPPLSKITGYLKLLREQSINNFYSPKISQNAETQKPTQEEPHNPEPQLNNLEV; this is encoded by the coding sequence ATGGATGAATTCGTTAATTTACGCCCAAATCATATCGAGCCTAAACACTGGCATGAACTGGTAGTTGATAGCGCCATTCATCCGATTATTGCCTCTGCCAATTTTAAGTCTTTATATTATGATTCCATAGAGCAATCCCATGAATCTTGGGAATACTTAATGTATAGTGACCAGATTGAGCGTAAAAATGCTGGTCGCTTAGGTGATAAAACTCTCCAACTTTACGCATATCTTGATTCTACTGATGGTTGGTGGTGTGATGCTGGAGTTGACCCCCGCACTTTCTGTGATTTACAACCTGGGGATAAACCAAAAGAGAAACTTTGGGGCTGTTACAAGCCTGATTCTCCTAGACCAGATCCTCAAAAACCTGGGAAATTTATCAAATATGAACATCCCTACAAAGTTGAACTTAGTATCTTCTTATTAGAAGTACCAAAAGAAATTGCTGAACTGATTTACTTCAAAGCTGGCGTTAATCCAAGCCTAAGCGATCGCCAATCAGGTTTCTGGTTTTCTGTATGGAAACACAATATACCAGTAACCATTGCTGAAGGGGCTAAGAAAGCAGCTAGTATTTTAACTCAAGGAGATGCTGCCATCGGCTTGCCAGGGGTTAATGCTGCATATCGCTCCAAAGATGACCAAGGTAATCCAATTGAGAGCAAATTACGCTCAGAAATTGCGATGTTTGCGACTCCAGACAGAGAAATGAGAATCTGCTTTGACCATGATTCCAAAAGTAAAACTCAAGTCAACGTCGGCAAAGCTTTGATTAAAACTAGTCAACTTTTGGTCAATCATGGGGCTAAAGTCATTGTCATCACTTTACCCGGGCCAGAAAAAGGTGTTGACGATTTGATTGCAGCGCTTGGGGCTGCTGCTTATGAAAAGCTCAAAGCCTTGGCGGTTTCTTTTGAAGATTGGCAGCAAAATAACCCTTTACCTGATAGAAAGCAAAGTATTTTTCTCAAAAATGGCCAGGAGTTAAAGCTTAAAAGTGTGGGAAGTGAGATTCTCCTCACACCTACTACACCTACTACAACTCCCACCGAAGCCTCTCTAACTCGCCTGCCTCCTCTATCTGCCTTACATCCCCTATCTCCCCTACCTCTTTTATCCCCTACTCACCCTTTGTATGCTGCTATCAAATCACTAGGAATAAAACATGTATTGTCAACACAGCAGCCAGAGGGTAAAACTGTTTCTCAATCACAAACTAGTTCTCAAATAGATAATCAAGTAATTATTCCCGAAGCCCCTCAATCTCAAGTTAGTCCGCCTTCAGAACCCTTCAGCACTCAGAACTCACAAAACACGGAATCAATCGATGAATTAGATGAATTAGACGTATTGAAACGCCGTCGTCGCCAATCCGAAATTATTTCTGACACCATAGAGGATAACAAAACTTTTGTTGAAAAACCCTCTAGTGTTAACAAGGATTCTTTTGAATCTAGCAGCATACCTACTGCTAACAGTTGGGTCAATATCAAACAGGTAACAGTTTATAAACAAACAATCCCTCGAAGGTTTTTAGAAGCTAAACAAAATCAAGACATTGCTTTTGCTGCTAGAGAGCTTATCAAGAACTATGGCGTTCAACAAGATGATGGCTCTATAGTTTATCGTGCCGATGCTTTTCTTATTAAAAAGAATAAATCTACTTATAGTATTCATCGTCGTCAAGCGACAAACTTAGATAATCCAATTATGGAGTTTGAAGCCTCACAATATCATATTAATATTACTCAAAAACCTTTAGATAAGTTTTTGCCTATAGAACGCCAGGAGTTTTTAACGGTTGCAAATACCTTAAAGCAAGGTAAAGAGCTACCCTCCGAGGGTGAAGACCCCAGGAAAATTGCTAACAGTCTAAGCTCCCTTTCTCCTGATGGCACTCATAAAATACTTGAAAGTTTTAAATCTTTAGAAGTCTTAAAAATACTTACAAGTACCCTAGAAGCCTTTAACTCTCACGATTTAGAATTAGGTAATTATCGCATTACTTATACTCCTAATGATGAAAATGGTGGTGATATCAAGCTTTTAAAAACTGAACATAACGGAACTACAAGAGTTGCTGTACACCTAGAATTGAGCCGTACTGATGAACAAATGAGTCATCAAGTTCACTCTATGGCTATTAACTCATTAGAAATTGACAAACTCAGGCTGATGGCAACTAAACTTCAAATCCCAACAATTAATTCTGCTGCTAATGCTCATGCTACTCGTGATATCCCTTTGCCACTTCATCCTGCATTAGCTGAAATTTGGAACTTACTGGAAACTTCTACCAGATGGACATCTGGAGCAAACCAAGGTAACGAAGGTTTTCGTGAGCGATTTCAAAAAGACCCCAATGCTAAACTAACTTTAGGTGAGCAGTCACAACTTTATTTTAAATTTTTAATTCAAACTAAAGAAGAGATTATTCTTTATGGGAAAACTGATATTATTTTGCCACCACTTAGCAAAATCACAGGGTATTTAAAATTGTTACGCGAACAATCCATTAATAATTTTTATAGCCCGAAGATTTCCCAAAATGCCGAAACACAGAAACCAACTCAGGAAGAACCTCACAATCCAGAACCTCAATTGAACAACTTGGAAGTTTAA
- a CDS encoding TrbI/VirB10 family protein, which produces MSLKNESQNLTIDQILRFSEDTNDGQRREKPEPEDSEEFSSITRHTVSTSPWSRLGIIAIPFGLGFLVIFYFLNGIFNPGRSPEAITAKADKTSPALEKVEQKDGDVYAKLALNKQEEELNKINQSKEEVKVNSKPASVAASPPPPSTARPVAQTQSPSPRRYYVPSRTNSTISSPPRNQILPRISNPVRTVTPKTETPTDVIAEFNRLRSLGSYGKIAYTPTSNNQQISTDVTSFQTPNTTRVQVQPPNSAYTKQQTRPNVSNSTPTQIEKIRPRWSADSKSDKQIADGNYLPQENQILQQRKTRYLVVGEFANGVLVTSVVKQQSENRFQQQQNSDDSKRYVARLTADLHDNYGNVAIHKGTIFTVEPLQVNDGSYVSVQVTSIIKDNTEYPISSGAISVLGEGGKPLFAKQFQDNKGGGSDLTVALVSGLGQVGAILNQSDSTSSVVDSATGTFSSSTTSNSQRNIGGAFLQGAFGKLSDTITRRAETSNQQITPRSNVWYIPQGTKITFLVNRSLELP; this is translated from the coding sequence ATGTCACTAAAAAATGAATCCCAGAATTTGACTATAGATCAAATCTTGAGATTTTCAGAGGATACAAATGATGGACAAAGGAGAGAAAAGCCGGAGCCGGAAGACTCCGAAGAATTTTCATCGATTACTAGGCACACTGTCAGTACTTCTCCTTGGTCAAGATTGGGGATAATCGCTATTCCTTTTGGCTTAGGGTTTTTAGTAATTTTTTATTTTCTCAATGGCATTTTCAATCCTGGTAGAAGTCCTGAAGCGATAACTGCTAAAGCTGATAAAACATCCCCAGCTTTGGAGAAAGTCGAGCAAAAAGATGGTGATGTCTATGCCAAATTAGCCTTGAATAAACAAGAAGAGGAATTGAATAAAATTAATCAGAGTAAGGAAGAAGTTAAAGTTAATAGTAAGCCTGCAAGTGTTGCAGCTTCACCACCACCACCATCAACAGCTAGACCTGTAGCACAAACACAAAGTCCTAGCCCTAGACGATATTACGTTCCGAGTAGAACTAACTCGACTATTTCATCACCACCTCGTAATCAAATATTGCCAAGAATTAGTAATCCTGTTAGGACTGTTACGCCGAAAACAGAAACGCCAACAGACGTGATAGCTGAATTTAATCGACTTCGCAGCTTAGGATCTTACGGAAAAATCGCTTATACACCTACTTCAAATAACCAGCAGATATCAACAGATGTAACATCCTTTCAAACGCCGAATACAACACGAGTTCAAGTACAGCCACCCAATAGTGCTTATACAAAACAGCAAACACGCCCTAACGTTTCTAACAGTACACCCACACAAATTGAGAAGATTCGCCCTCGTTGGTCAGCCGATTCTAAATCTGATAAACAAATAGCAGATGGTAATTACTTGCCTCAAGAAAACCAAATTCTGCAACAGCGTAAAACTCGCTATTTAGTTGTTGGGGAATTCGCAAATGGTGTTTTAGTGACTTCAGTTGTCAAGCAGCAAAGCGAAAATCGCTTCCAACAACAGCAAAATTCAGATGATAGTAAACGCTATGTTGCTAGATTAACGGCTGATTTGCATGACAACTATGGAAATGTGGCAATTCATAAAGGCACAATATTTACCGTTGAACCCCTACAGGTTAATGATGGCTCTTATGTAAGTGTGCAAGTCACCAGCATTATCAAAGATAACACTGAGTACCCAATTAGTAGCGGTGCAATTTCTGTATTAGGAGAAGGCGGGAAACCGTTGTTTGCTAAACAGTTCCAAGATAATAAAGGGGGAGGTTCTGACTTGACTGTGGCATTAGTCAGTGGTTTGGGTCAAGTAGGAGCAATCCTGAATCAATCTGATTCTACGAGCAGTGTAGTTGATTCCGCTACAGGGACATTTAGCTCTAGCACGACTTCAAACAGCCAGCGCAATATTGGCGGGGCATTCTTGCAAGGTGCTTTTGGCAAGCTTAGTGACACCATTACACGTCGTGCAGAAACTTCTAACCAACAAATCACCCCTCGCTCTAATGTTTGGTATATCCCACAAGGGACGAAGATTACCTTTTTGGTGAACCGTTCTCTGGAGTTGCCATGA
- a CDS encoding sensor histidine kinase: MSQAKFINRINISTLLHDVSNAVVNESVVLKQMMDGEYGSTLQEIKTILISLWQTNNQVIQLIDRYQSHQSRDRVIGLNPSLINEFDFGDLLNNLYQEYTPKVINRGLRLHYETCTGYLHGTRVRGDAIHLYRMCSNLLQNALSYTETGDIFLRLLNQGDDLVVLIEDTGVGIEPEDLANIFLPFYRGTISSPGSGLGLYIAMMVAYSHGLKLSVDSVVGKGTIFTIKFPYQVNNSYGVDATIPKKSRLTHALPGRH, from the coding sequence ATGTCCCAAGCAAAATTCATAAATAGAATTAATATTTCTACATTATTGCATGACGTATCAAACGCGGTTGTCAATGAATCAGTTGTTTTAAAGCAAATGATGGATGGAGAGTACGGGAGTACTTTACAAGAGATAAAAACAATTTTGATATCCTTATGGCAGACAAATAATCAAGTAATTCAGTTGATAGATAGGTATCAAAGTCATCAGTCAAGAGATAGAGTTATCGGGTTGAATCCATCCTTGATTAATGAATTTGATTTTGGCGACTTACTGAATAATTTATATCAAGAGTATACGCCAAAAGTTATTAATCGGGGCTTAAGATTGCACTACGAGACTTGTACAGGATATCTGCATGGAACCAGGGTGAGAGGAGATGCGATACATCTTTATAGAATGTGTTCAAATCTACTTCAAAATGCCCTCTCATATACAGAGACAGGTGATATATTCTTGCGATTGTTAAACCAGGGTGATGACTTGGTAGTTTTAATTGAAGACACAGGCGTTGGTATTGAACCAGAGGATTTGGCAAATATTTTTCTACCTTTTTATCGTGGGACTATTTCTTCACCTGGTTCCGGGTTAGGATTGTATATTGCAATGATGGTAGCTTATTCTCATGGGCTGAAACTGTCAGTAGATTCTGTTGTCGGTAAGGGAACGATATTTACAATAAAATTTCCCTATCAAGTAAACAATTCTTATGGAGTAGATGCTACAATCCCGAAAAAGTCGAGATTAACTCATGCGCTACCTGGACGACACTAA
- a CDS encoding type IV secretory system conjugative DNA transfer family protein translates to MSNNLTTSTNNQPFHFEQLQNPHSNIGKYTHHLFTPSGLAIISMLGAYILMRVFFGDGSNKKKIATSYWGGRKENNTAKKKALQQIQSPRCDSVALYIGKHQFKGTKKQSGNGGVPIYVPEVQRGTAAIGAPGSGKTFSAINPMLFSAIDQGFPILLYDFKYPSQAKIAAYAKVLGYDVHIFAPGFPESEVCNPLDFLRDSSDAENARQIATVINKNFRILNNSNEDGFFGPSGDQLTQAVLMLTKEFGDRADVMTSAAILSSEQMIARLMSANLNPWVKIAFGQLFSSAASEKTVAGIVATASIMFTRFMAKNTLGCFIGKTTLPLSIKGKQMIIFGLDRERRDAVAPLMTSVLHMTIARNIAKKRQDPLIVALDELPSLYLPDLFRWLNESRSEGFCGILGWQNMGQLEKNYGREVAKTILGACSTKFIFNPGENESAQLFSSFLGDEEIRYKHKSRSTGGGKSNNTISDQEKTKKLFESAQFLKLPAGKCVFINPAYSNTKEGSVPQLKSINIPQSLRDIDRYNEKKWKPVVSRLARRSTQRYPTQHDLDLRVDDVNKRFPLPVKQDNNPNNKVLSVGEIKSILDKDTQIPIPRIVSNENKDSKQ, encoded by the coding sequence ATGAGCAATAATTTGACTACTTCTACAAACAACCAACCATTTCATTTTGAACAGTTACAAAATCCACATAGCAACATTGGCAAGTACACTCATCATTTATTTACACCCAGTGGATTAGCAATTATAAGTATGTTGGGTGCTTACATTTTAATGAGAGTATTTTTTGGCGATGGCAGTAATAAAAAGAAGATTGCTACTAGCTATTGGGGAGGAAGAAAGGAGAATAATACAGCTAAGAAAAAAGCCTTGCAACAGATACAATCTCCTCGGTGTGATAGTGTGGCTTTGTATATTGGCAAACATCAATTCAAAGGTACAAAAAAACAAAGTGGTAATGGAGGTGTGCCGATTTATGTACCAGAAGTGCAAAGGGGAACTGCTGCTATTGGCGCACCCGGAAGTGGGAAAACTTTTAGTGCCATTAACCCCATGTTATTTTCCGCAATTGACCAAGGTTTTCCTATTTTACTATATGACTTTAAGTACCCATCTCAGGCGAAAATCGCTGCTTATGCTAAAGTTCTTGGCTACGATGTTCATATTTTTGCCCCTGGTTTTCCCGAATCAGAAGTTTGTAATCCTCTAGATTTTTTAAGAGATTCTTCTGACGCTGAAAACGCTCGGCAGATTGCGACGGTCATCAATAAAAACTTCCGCATTCTAAATAATTCTAATGAAGATGGATTTTTCGGCCCGTCTGGGGATCAGTTAACCCAAGCTGTATTGATGTTAACCAAAGAGTTTGGAGATAGAGCTGATGTCATGACCAGTGCTGCCATCTTGTCTAGTGAGCAGATGATTGCGCGGTTAATGTCTGCTAATCTCAACCCTTGGGTCAAGATTGCCTTTGGTCAGTTGTTCAGTTCCGCCGCAAGTGAGAAAACTGTTGCCGGGATTGTTGCCACAGCTAGTATCATGTTTACCCGCTTCATGGCTAAGAACACACTCGGTTGCTTTATTGGTAAAACGACTTTACCACTCTCAATCAAGGGTAAACAAATGATTATCTTTGGTTTAGACAGAGAGCGCCGCGATGCTGTTGCACCCTTGATGACTAGCGTTCTCCACATGACCATCGCCCGAAATATAGCAAAAAAAAGGCAAGACCCTTTGATAGTTGCATTGGATGAATTGCCTTCCTTGTATCTGCCCGATTTATTCAGATGGCTTAATGAATCCCGAAGTGAGGGTTTTTGCGGCATCCTCGGCTGGCAGAACATGGGGCAACTTGAGAAGAATTATGGACGCGAAGTTGCTAAGACTATCCTTGGTGCTTGTAGTACAAAATTTATTTTTAACCCAGGGGAGAACGAATCAGCACAACTGTTTTCTTCCTTTCTGGGAGATGAAGAAATTAGGTACAAACACAAAAGCCGTTCTACTGGTGGTGGAAAGAGCAATAATACCATTAGCGATCAAGAAAAAACTAAAAAGCTCTTTGAGTCCGCCCAGTTTTTGAAGCTCCCAGCCGGAAAGTGTGTTTTTATCAATCCTGCATACTCCAATACAAAAGAGGGGTCTGTTCCTCAGTTAAAAAGCATCAATATTCCTCAATCTCTCCGCGATATCGACAGATACAACGAAAAAAAATGGAAGCCAGTTGTCAGTAGATTAGCTCGCAGAAGTACCCAAAGATATCCGACTCAGCACGACTTAGATTTGAGAGTGGATGATGTCAATAAACGTTTCCCTTTACCTGTCAAACAAGACAACAATCCTAACAATAAAGTTTTAAGTGTTGGAGAAATTAAATCAATTCTAGACAAAGATACTCAGATCCCAATTCCAAGGATAGTAAGCAATGAGAATAAGGATAGTAAGCAATGA
- a CDS encoding response regulator transcription factor → MTIKMIRVVVIEDQELCRLGIRTAIAQESDMELCGEASCGLEGLELVNSTNPDIVLLDIGLPDINGLEITTRIKKHTLSKVIILSAYSSQNMINEAFACGADSYFLKTTKIDSIKNAIRCIYQNEEYLDQAIIKRFLELNHRQSTKIKGKRYNELPTTQEIEILKLIASGYSNKEIANQLFISISTVKSHTGNLFLKLGARDRVNAIIKAQSFGYLEPSPQDWRAIG, encoded by the coding sequence ATGACTATCAAGATGATTCGGGTAGTAGTAATTGAAGACCAAGAACTATGTAGACTTGGCATTAGAACAGCGATCGCACAAGAATCAGACATGGAACTGTGCGGTGAGGCTAGCTGTGGATTGGAGGGATTAGAGTTAGTCAACTCAACAAATCCTGATATTGTCTTGCTTGATATTGGACTACCAGATATCAACGGACTGGAAATCACAACCAGGATTAAGAAGCACACTCTATCCAAAGTTATTATCCTCAGTGCTTATTCTAGTCAAAATATGATTAACGAAGCTTTTGCCTGTGGTGCTGATTCATATTTCTTAAAGACAACCAAGATCGACTCCATTAAAAACGCTATCCGTTGTATCTATCAAAATGAAGAATATCTTGACCAAGCGATTATCAAGAGATTTCTGGAATTGAACCATCGTCAGAGTACAAAAATTAAAGGCAAAAGGTACAATGAGTTGCCTACAACTCAAGAAATTGAAATTCTCAAATTAATTGCCAGTGGCTACTCCAATAAAGAAATCGCTAATCAACTTTTCATCAGTATTAGCACAGTCAAATCCCACACTGGCAACCTTTTTCTTAAGCTGGGAGCTAGAGATCGGGTCAATGCCATTATTAAAGCTCAAAGTTTTGGCTACCTAGAACCTTCGCCGCAAGACTGGAGAGCTATTGGGTAG